In bacterium, the following proteins share a genomic window:
- a CDS encoding T9SS type A sorting domain-containing protein translates to MVYTRGLPGGDGMRRAPALLLLLLLAAPAWGYQTERAVLVIIDGLRYSEGLGDPTQAHVPQMAALAAQGALVETCLNLGITYTNRAVPAIWCGGYTEIFEFVDPDCGGANNNYTALPTVFEYFRKQKQKAPEDCIYVLKNVGCPWRGSMHPDYGPDWWPLYDMAGYTDASVWAEAQSVLAGESPELLLIYLADVDHYGHAGNWTNYLAAIEAADAIVGALWARLQELPAYAGKTTLFVTNDHGRHTTNWTGHGDGCAGCRRVQLLAVGPDTPAGLVSTTPRETIDVAPSIGLLLGFTTEYATGVAMSELFPGSGVDPLPAGMDLAAWPNPFRGETTLRLAAAAPAATTVELFDLAGRRVDTLPLAANAEAATWTPPAELASGVYFARVDIAGERLTRRLVLLR, encoded by the coding sequence ATGGTCTACACTCGTGGCCTGCCCGGAGGTGATGGGATGCGCCGTGCCCCTGCCCTGCTGCTGCTCCTCCTGCTCGCCGCGCCCGCCTGGGGCTACCAGACCGAGCGCGCCGTGCTGGTCATCATCGACGGCCTGCGCTACAGCGAAGGCCTCGGCGACCCGACGCAGGCCCACGTCCCGCAGATGGCGGCGCTCGCGGCGCAGGGCGCGCTCGTCGAGACCTGCCTCAACCTCGGCATCACCTACACCAATCGCGCCGTGCCGGCCATCTGGTGCGGCGGCTACACGGAGATCTTCGAGTTCGTCGATCCCGACTGCGGCGGCGCGAACAACAACTACACGGCCCTGCCCACGGTTTTCGAGTACTTCCGCAAGCAGAAGCAGAAGGCGCCCGAGGACTGCATCTACGTGCTCAAGAACGTGGGCTGTCCCTGGCGCGGCAGCATGCACCCCGACTACGGGCCCGACTGGTGGCCGCTCTACGACATGGCCGGCTACACGGACGCGAGCGTCTGGGCCGAAGCGCAGTCGGTGCTGGCGGGCGAGAGCCCCGAGCTGCTCCTCATCTACCTGGCCGACGTCGACCACTACGGCCACGCGGGAAACTGGACCAACTACCTGGCCGCGATCGAGGCGGCGGACGCCATCGTCGGCGCGCTCTGGGCGCGCTTGCAGGAGCTTCCGGCCTACGCCGGCAAGACGACGCTGTTCGTCACCAACGACCACGGCCGGCACACGACGAACTGGACCGGCCACGGCGACGGCTGCGCGGGCTGCCGCCGCGTGCAGCTCCTCGCCGTCGGCCCCGACACGCCGGCCGGGCTGGTCTCGACCACGCCGCGCGAGACGATCGACGTCGCGCCCAGCATCGGGCTCCTGCTGGGCTTCACCACCGAGTATGCGACGGGTGTCGCCATGAGTGAGCTCTTCCCGGGCAGCGGCGTGGATCCGCTGCCAGCCGGGATGGACCTCGCGGCCTGGCCCAACCCATTCCGCGGGGAGACGACCCTGCGGCTCGCCGCCGCGGCGCCGGCGGCGACGACGGTGGAGCTCTTCGACCTCGCGGGCCGGCGCGTCGACACGCTGCCCCTGGCCGCGAACGCCGAGGCCGCAACGTGGACGCCGCCGGCCGAGCTGGCCAGCGGCGTCTACTTCGCACGGGTCGATATCGCGGGCGAGCGCCTCACGCGCCGCCTGGTACTACTGCGTTGA
- a CDS encoding flavodoxin, with amino-acid sequence MTEVGIFYGSSQGATKQVARKIQRAFGKEAVLHDVRKSTVADLAPYALIIFGSPTYEKGKLQEDWYPFLEALKTEGIELTGKLAAVFALGDQKKYEKSFADALAPLAKKLKKRGAHLIGAWPTEGYAFKASTGVKKGRFLGLVIDEDRQAVLTSERVQAWVVQLKAELSASSEAPRSAG; translated from the coding sequence ATGACTGAAGTCGGCATCTTCTACGGCAGTTCCCAGGGCGCGACCAAGCAGGTCGCGCGCAAGATCCAGCGCGCCTTCGGCAAGGAGGCGGTCCTGCACGACGTGCGCAAGTCCACGGTGGCCGATCTCGCGCCCTACGCGCTCATCATCTTCGGGTCGCCGACCTACGAGAAGGGCAAGCTCCAGGAGGACTGGTATCCCTTCCTCGAGGCGCTGAAGACCGAGGGCATCGAGCTCACGGGCAAGCTGGCCGCGGTCTTCGCCCTCGGCGACCAGAAGAAGTACGAGAAGAGCTTCGCCGACGCCCTCGCGCCCCTCGCCAAGAAGCTGAAGAAGCGCGGCGCACACCTGATCGGCGCCTGGCCCACCGAGGGCTACGCCTTCAAGGCGTCGACGGGCGTCAAGAAGGGTCGCTTCCTCGGGCTCGTCATCGACGAGGACCGCCAGGCCGTGCTCACCAGCGAGCGCGTGCAGGCCTGGGTGGTCCAGCTCAAGGCCGAGCTGTCCGCGTCGAGCGAGGCGCCGCGCTCCGCCGGCTAG
- a CDS encoding DUF58 domain-containing protein: MELIARLVVEGFIAGLHRSPFHGFSVEFSEYRAYNPGDSVGRIDWKVYAKTDRHYVKLFEEETNLRGTLLLDGSRSMDFAGDAGRVTKFRYASMLAAGLAYLLIRQQDAVGLITFDERIRQVLPARSVRRHLYDLLTTIDQQRPGGLTDVGATLHRAAELVKRRGLVILISDLLDEPERVLAGLKHFRHRGHEVLVFHVLDPLERDLDLRREVRLEDLETGETLRTQPWFIRREAGERVAAWVQQLESECREHRIDYVSLTTDTPFDVALRRVLDRRARQR, translated from the coding sequence ATGGAGCTGATCGCCCGGCTCGTCGTCGAGGGCTTCATCGCCGGCCTGCACCGCAGCCCCTTCCACGGCTTCTCGGTTGAGTTCTCCGAGTACCGGGCGTACAACCCAGGCGACAGCGTGGGCAGGATCGACTGGAAGGTCTACGCCAAGACCGACCGCCACTACGTCAAGCTCTTCGAGGAGGAGACCAACCTCCGCGGCACCCTGCTGCTGGACGGCAGCCGCTCGATGGACTTTGCGGGCGACGCGGGCCGCGTGACCAAGTTCCGCTACGCGAGCATGCTGGCCGCGGGACTTGCCTACCTGCTGATCCGACAGCAGGACGCCGTCGGCCTGATCACCTTCGACGAGCGGATCCGTCAGGTGTTGCCCGCGCGCAGCGTACGCCGCCACCTCTACGACTTGCTGACCACGATCGATCAGCAGAGGCCAGGCGGCCTCACCGACGTCGGCGCGACCCTGCACCGCGCGGCCGAGCTGGTCAAGCGGCGCGGGCTCGTCATCCTGATCAGCGACCTGCTCGACGAGCCCGAGCGCGTGCTGGCGGGCCTCAAGCACTTCCGCCACCGCGGCCACGAGGTGCTCGTCTTCCACGTGCTCGATCCCCTGGAGCGCGACCTCGACCTGCGCCGCGAAGTGCGTCTGGAGGACCTCGAGACCGGCGAGACCCTGCGCACGCAGCCCTGGTTCATCCGCCGCGAGGCGGGCGAGCGGGTCGCGGCCTGGGTCCAGCAGCTCGAGAGCGAGTGCCGGGAGCACCGCATCGACTACGTTTCGCTCACCACCGACACACCCTTCGACGTTGCGCTGCGCCGCGTGCTCGACCGCCGCGCCCGCCAGCGCTGA
- a CDS encoding class I SAM-dependent methyltransferase — protein MVRDEGGYDGFVAEFYDHVPPYADRRDLEFYRALAAAAGGPVLELGCGTGRVMLPMLRAGAEVCGIDSSRGMLAVCVEKIAREPETVRRRAHLLLADMRNFALGRRFALAVAPFRSFQHLLTVEDELACLACVRAHLNTGGRLVLDLFNPSLRFLIDPNREEVLDEEAPFRMPDGRQVRRGYRIVNRDFAEQCSEVELIYRVGYPGGGEDKLVHSFPMRWLYRFEAEHLLARAGFAVEAVYEDHAGTPFSGKDGGELLLVARRD, from the coding sequence ATGGTGCGGGATGAGGGTGGCTACGACGGCTTCGTCGCCGAGTTCTACGATCACGTTCCCCCCTATGCCGACCGCCGGGATCTCGAGTTCTACCGCGCGCTGGCCGCCGCGGCGGGCGGCCCGGTGCTCGAGCTGGGCTGCGGCACGGGGCGCGTGATGCTACCGATGCTGCGCGCGGGCGCCGAGGTCTGCGGGATCGACAGCTCGCGCGGCATGCTCGCTGTCTGCGTCGAGAAGATCGCCCGCGAACCGGAGACCGTTCGCCGGCGCGCGCACCTCCTGCTGGCCGACATGCGCAACTTTGCGCTCGGCCGCCGCTTCGCGCTCGCCGTCGCGCCCTTCCGCAGCTTCCAGCACCTGCTCACCGTCGAGGACGAGCTGGCTTGCCTGGCTTGCGTGCGCGCGCACCTGAACACCGGCGGCCGCCTGGTGCTCGATCTCTTCAACCCCTCGCTGCGGTTCCTCATCGACCCCAACCGCGAGGAGGTCCTTGACGAGGAAGCGCCCTTCCGGATGCCGGACGGCCGGCAGGTCCGACGGGGCTACCGCATCGTGAACCGCGATTTCGCCGAGCAGTGCTCGGAGGTGGAGCTGATCTACCGGGTCGGCTACCCCGGTGGTGGCGAGGATAAGCTCGTGCACAGCTTCCCGATGCGCTGGCTCTACCGCTTCGAGGCCGAGCACTTGCTCGCGCGCGCCGGCTTCGCCGTCGAGGCGGTCTACGAGGATCACGCCGGCACCCCCTTCAGCGGCAAAGACGGCGGCGAACTGCTGCTCGTCGCCCGCCGCGACTGA
- a CDS encoding RNA polymerase sigma factor encodes MFVDPRTLRPAAVSHLPSTWTATGAAVPDSELIAAALRGERTAERALYDAHVDRVYRLAYRMSGDATLAEDFTQETFVRAFAYLPGFRGQAALSTWLHSIASSVVLNGLRKLKARRHWAMEPAEEWESVVDRSAPDRELRLSLLAAVDRLPDELRMVFLMHEADGYTHTEIGEILGIPEGTSKARLHRARAELRARLGELDPDRRRARGQEAR; translated from the coding sequence ATCTTCGTCGACCCGCGAACGCTCCGGCCGGCAGCCGTGTCTCACCTGCCGAGTACATGGACAGCGACGGGAGCCGCCGTGCCGGACAGCGAACTCATCGCCGCGGCCCTGCGGGGCGAACGGACGGCCGAGCGGGCGCTCTACGACGCCCACGTCGACCGCGTCTACCGCCTGGCCTATCGGATGAGCGGCGACGCGACCCTCGCCGAGGACTTCACCCAGGAGACCTTCGTGCGGGCCTTCGCCTACCTGCCCGGTTTCCGCGGGCAGGCCGCCCTCTCGACCTGGCTGCACTCGATCGCCAGCTCCGTCGTGCTCAACGGCCTGCGCAAGCTGAAGGCCCGCAGGCACTGGGCCATGGAGCCCGCCGAGGAGTGGGAGAGCGTCGTCGACCGCAGCGCCCCTGACCGCGAGCTGCGCCTGAGCCTGCTTGCGGCGGTCGATCGCCTCCCGGACGAGCTGCGGATGGTCTTCCTGATGCACGAAGCGGACGGCTACACGCACACGGAGATCGGCGAGATCCTCGGCATCCCCGAGGGCACCTCGAAGGCCCGCCTGCACCGAGCGCGCGCCGAGCTGCGCGCGCGCCTGGGCGAGCTGGACCCCGATCGCCGCCGCGCGCGCGGGCAGGAGGCGCGATGA